TCCTGACGAGGGCGTCCGCGAGCCCGCGGGCGCGGAGCCAGGCCAGGGCCCGCACGGTGCCCCGGGTGCCGGGGACCACGGCCAGATCGGCGTCGGCCAGCTCCTCGGGCCGGTCCACGAACCGCACCACGACGCCCGGTTCGGCGGCCAGCGCGTCCACGTCGGTGAAGTTCGACATCAGCGGGAGCGCGCACACGGCGACCCGCAGCACGTCCTCGCCGGCCGGCGGCGCCACGGCGGACTCCCGGACGGTGCCGCGCAGCGACACCCTCAGCCCGTCCTCCTCGTCGATGCCGAGGCCGTGCCGGAACGGCAGCACCCCGTAGGAGGGCCGGCCGGTGAGTCCGCGCAGCATGTCCAGGCCCGGCTCCAGCAGGGAGACGTCCCCGCGGAACTTGTTGACGAGGAAGCCGGCGACGAGTTCCTGGTCCTCGCGCGACAGGAGGGCGACCGTGCCGAAGAAGGAGGCGAAGACACCGCCGCGGTCGATGTCGCCGACCACGAGCACGGGCAGCCGCGCGTTGCGCGCGATGCCCATGTTGACGATGTCGGTGCGCCGCAGGTTGATCTCCGCCGGACTGCCCGCCCCCTCACAGATCACCGCGTCATACGTGCCCCGCAACTCGGCCAGGCAGTCCAGCACGGTGCCGAGCAGCCGCTGCTGGCGCCCTCCGTGGTAGCCGCGCGCGCTCAGCTCGCCCACCGGCCTGCCCAGCAGCACCACTTGGCTGCTCTGCTCGCCGCCGGGCTTGAGCAGCACCGGGTTCATCAGCGCGGTCGGCTCGGTCCGGCAGGCCTGGGCCTGCATGGCCTGCGCCCGCCCGATCTCCGCGCCCTCGCGGGTCACGAACGAGTTGAGGGACATGTTCTGCGCCTTGAAAGGCGCCACCTTGACGCCCTGCCGCACCAGCCACCGGCAGATGCCGGCGGTCACGACGCTCTTGCCCGCGTCCGAGGTGGTGCCGGCGACCAGCAGACCACCGTTCACTTCCCACGTCCCTTCAGAAGGAGGCGCGCGCCGGCCGTGACGCCGAGCGCGAGCAGGCCGACCCGGCGCGAGAGCCGTACGGCCCGGTCGATGTCGCGGACTCGTACGGCCCGCCCGCCGGCCCCGTTGAGCACGGGCCGGTGCTCGACCCGGCCGCCGTAGGAGAGCGTGCCGCCCAGCCGCACGCCGAGGGCGCCCGCGAACGAGGCCTCGACCGGCCCGGCGTTGGGGCTCGGGTGCCCGTGCGCGTCGGCCCGCCAGGCGCGCAGGGCGCCCCGGGGGTCGGGCCCGGCCGCGGCGGCGAGCACGGCGGTCAGCCGGGCCCCCGGCCAGCCGGCCAGGTCGTCCAGGCGGGCCGAGGCCCAGCCGTAGCGGCGCAGGCGGGGCGACTTGTGCCCCACCATGGCGTCCAGCGTGTTGACGGCCCGGAAGCCCAGCAGGCCCGGCACCCCGCCCACGGCGCCCCACACCAGCGCGCCCACGACGGCGTCGGAGGTGTTCTCGGCGACCGACTCCACGACGGCCCGGGCGATCCCGTCGGCGTCGAGGGCCTCGGGGTCCCGCCCGCACAGGTGCGGCAGCCGTGCCCGCGCCGCCGTCACGTCCCCGGCCCGCAGGGCGAGTCCGACGGCCCTGGCCTCGCGGGCGAGCGAGGTGCCGCCGACGACCGCCCAGGTGGCGACGGCGGTCAGCGCGGCGGAGGCGGCGGGGGAGCGGCGCGCGGCCCGCTCGGCCACGGCGCCGAGGGCGACGGCGCCGCCGGCGCACACGGCGGTGTGCAACGTACCCCAGCCGCGGTGGTCGTGCCACAGCGCGCGTTCCACGGCCGAGGCCGCCCGCCCGAACGCGGCGACCGGGTGCCCGTGGCGGGGATCACCGAGGAGCAGGTCACCGAGGAGGCCGGCGGCGGCGCCGTACGCGTAGGAGCGGTCGGCACCCATCGGCTCAGCCGGCCGTGGGCACGGAGACGGGCCTGGTGGTCCTCGTTCGGCAGCCGAGCATGGCGATATGTCCTCACTCAGGGTGTCCGCGCCCTGGTTCGACGAGACCGGCGGCGAGAGTTCCTGGCTCCCGGGGGTGGTTCCCCGGTGACAGTGGCGGGACCGCGCCGGATTCGCACCGGCTTCCTCTCCTGCCGCCGTACATGGCCCGGGCAGTCCACCATGCGTCCGGAAGGGCCGTCAACCTGCCGCTGACCTGCGGGGGGAGAGTGTGCTGAGCCCCACACCCGGCGGGACGGGACGCGGCGGAGGCCCCCGCCCGGACACGCGCCGGGAAGGAGCCTCGCCGAAGGTGCCGGTGGTGCCCGGTCAGGCCTTGACCACGATCAGGTACATGCCGTAGGCCACCGCCGCCGCGCAGGTCGCGAAGCACAGGCAGGCACCGGTGGCGGCGAGGGCGGCGGAGCCGCCCTGGGCCGCGGCCCTCTCCCGGCGGGAGAGGGCGGTGACGCCGAGGGTGAACAGGGCCACCAGGCCGACGGCGACCACGAGGCTGACGCCGAAGACGGAGCCGAGGGCCGCCCAGTCGATCTTCATGGATGGTTTCCTTCCGTGTCCGGCCGGATCAGACCGCGGCGGCCGGCGGGGCGGCCGGGGCGGACTCCGCCGGTGAGCCGGTGATCTGGGACGGCATGGTGATCGTGGCCGGGATGGTGGCCGTGAGGCCTTCGGCGACCGCGCCCGCCGGGGGCGGGGCCACGGCGGCGAGGGCGGCGGTGACCACGCCGGCCGGCTCCGCGGCGTCCCCGGGAGCGACGACGTTGGTGTGGTCGACGACCTCGCGGCGGGAGACCTTCCAGATCGCGGCGCAGGCGGCGACCAGGAGGACGGCGACCAGCCCGGTGCCCCAGTCACCCAGTCCGGTGACCGACTCGGCGCCCGCGCCGACCAGGGCGGCGGCGGGCAGCGTGAGCACCCAGGCGACGGCCATGCGGGTCGCGGTGGACCAGCGCACCACGCCGCCCCTGCGGCCCAGGCCCGCGCCCATCACCGAGCCGGAGACGACGTGGGTGGTGGACAGGGAGAAGCCGAGGTGGGAGGAGGCCAGGATGGCCGT
This is a stretch of genomic DNA from Streptomyces sp. TG1A-8. It encodes these proteins:
- a CDS encoding cobyric acid synthase, with product MNGGLLVAGTTSDAGKSVVTAGICRWLVRQGVKVAPFKAQNMSLNSFVTREGAEIGRAQAMQAQACRTEPTALMNPVLLKPGGEQSSQVVLLGRPVGELSARGYHGGRQQRLLGTVLDCLAELRGTYDAVICEGAGSPAEINLRRTDIVNMGIARNARLPVLVVGDIDRGGVFASFFGTVALLSREDQELVAGFLVNKFRGDVSLLEPGLDMLRGLTGRPSYGVLPFRHGLGIDEEDGLRVSLRGTVRESAVAPPAGEDVLRVAVCALPLMSNFTDVDALAAEPGVVVRFVDRPEELADADLAVVPGTRGTVRALAWLRARGLADALVRRAAEGRPVLGVCGGFQILGEHIEDEVESRAGAVPGLGVLPVRVRFARDKTLARPAGEALGERVEGYEIHHGVAEVLGGQDFITDGRGHGLDGCRVGQTWGTHWHGSLECDGFRRAFLREVAAAAGRRFVPAPDTSFAALREEQLDRLGDLIEQHADTDALWRLIESGAPQGLPFIPPGAPV
- a CDS encoding cobalamin biosynthesis protein; this encodes MGADRSYAYGAAAGLLGDLLLGDPRHGHPVAAFGRAASAVERALWHDHRGWGTLHTAVCAGGAVALGAVAERAARRSPAASAALTAVATWAVVGGTSLAREARAVGLALRAGDVTAARARLPHLCGRDPEALDADGIARAVVESVAENTSDAVVGALVWGAVGGVPGLLGFRAVNTLDAMVGHKSPRLRRYGWASARLDDLAGWPGARLTAVLAAAAGPDPRGALRAWRADAHGHPSPNAGPVEASFAGALGVRLGGTLSYGGRVEHRPVLNGAGGRAVRVRDIDRAVRLSRRVGLLALGVTAGARLLLKGRGK